The sequence below is a genomic window from Nostoc flagelliforme CCNUN1.
TGTACCCAGTGGGATGGCCTACATCCAGTCTACTTTCAACAATAGCATTGTCACCATTACCGATCAAAATGGAGATGTCATCTCCTGGGCTAGCGCTGGTTCTAGCGGTTTTAAGGGAGCAAAAAAGGGAACTCCCTTTGCAGCACAAACTGCTGCTGAAAGTGCAGCCCGTAGAGCCATTGATCAAGGAATGCGCCAAATTGAGGTAATGGTTAGTGGGCCAGGAGCAGGTAGAGAAACCGCTATCCGGGCACTTCAAGGAGCAGGACTGGAAATTACACTCATTCGGGATATTACCCCCATTCCTCACAATGGTTGCCGTCCACCCAAGCGCCGTCGAGTTTAAACACCAAGACTTGGGCATTGAGGACAAAAAGCTACAATCAAAGTAAGTAAAATTACTTGCAGTGATCGGTTTGGGTTTTAACGTAGAAATTGTCATTGTGTGAAAGCTTGGGCGACCAAAAGTGCGTCAGATTTCCCAGAGGGAAAGCTGTTAAACTTCGGGAACCCAAAATATTATTAGCGCCTGCAAGCTCAATGGGAGTGTCAAACTATACCGTAATTTTATACTAATAGTTTGATATACCTATAATCTACAGGACATAAATTCAATTCGGGAGGCAATTGATTTGTCTGCTAGCAGCACCTTAGAAAAAGGGAGGCTCATCCGTGGCGCAGTTTCAGATTGAATGTGTAGAGTCGAATACTGAAGAAAGTCGGAACCATTACAGTAAATTTGTTCTGGAACCTCTAGAACGCGGTCAAGGAACAACGGTTGGCAACGCACTGCGGCGAGTTTTACTCTCCAACCTAGAAGGTACAGCAGTTACAGCAGTGCGGATTGCAGGCGTTTCACACGAGTTTGCTACAGTTCCGGGCGTGCGGGAAGATGTGCTGGAAATCCTCATGAAAATGAAGGAAGTTATCCTAAAAAACTATTCCTCGCAGCCTCAGATTGGTAGATTACTCGTTAGCGGCCCCGCAACAATCACTGCGGCACATTTTGATTTGCCTAGTGAAGTAGAAGTCATCGATCCAACCCAGTATGTAGCCACCATCGCTGAGGGTGGAAAGCTGGAAATGGAATTTCGGATCGAGAAAGGCAAAGGCTATCGCACTGTAGAGCGAGGACGTGAGGAAGCCACATCGTTGGACTTTCTGCAAATCGACTCAATATTTATGCCGGTGCGAAAAGTCAACTATAGTGTTGAAGAATCTCGTGGGGAAGGCTTGATTCCAAAAGACCGACTGCTGTTGGAAGTTTGGACAAATGGCAGTATTTCTCCCCAAGAAGCACTATCTTCGGCTGCTGGAATCTTGGTAGATTTATTCAACCCGTTGAAAGACATCTCCCTAGAACCAACAGACACAGGTTCAGAGATTCCAGACGATCCAACTGCCCAGATACCCATCGAAGAGTTGCAACTTTCTGTGCGGGCATATAACTGTCTCAAACGGGCACAAGTTAACTCTGTGGCAGATTTGTTGGATTATACCCAAGAAGACCTCTTAGAAATTAAGAACTTTGGTCAGAAGTCAGCAGAAGAAGTCGTGGAAGCTTTACAGCGCCGCTTGGGCATCACCCTGCCAATGGAAAGAGGCTCTAAACATCCTTAAGAAAAACTGTTCATAATTCATAGTGCATAATTATGCGTCACCGTTGTCGCGTCAAAAAACTCAGTAAACCAGCCGATCAACGCCGTGCTTTACTGCGATCGCTCGCCACCGAGCTGATCCGTCATGGTAAGATCACCACCACTTTAATTAGAGCGAAAGTTCTCCGAAGTGAAGTGGAAAAAATGATTACCCTAGCTAAAAATGGCTCCTTGGCAGCACGCCGGGAAGCTCTTGGCTATATCTTCGACAAACAACTGGTTCACGCTCTATTTGAGCAAGCTCCTACTCGATATGGCGATCGCCAGGGCGGTTATACCCGCATCCTGCATACCGTACCGCGTCGGGGCGATAATGCAAAAATGGCAATAATTGAATTGGTTTAAGTCATTGGTCATTAGTCATTAGTCATTAGTGAATAACAAAGGACAAATGACAAATGACAAAGGACAAAATCTGTATGTTAGAAAGCCACCAGCCTACACAAACTCATCGAGTAGCCTTGGTAATCCAATACCTGGGCACTCATTTTCATGGCTGGCAACGGCAAAAAAAACAACGGACAGTCCAAGAAGAGATAGAAAGAGCGATCGCTACTATTCTTGGCTACCATGTAACATTACACGGTGCCGGACGAACCGATTCTGGAGTTCACGCTGCTGCTCAAGTAGCCCATTTTGAAGCAACAGGTTTAATTCCGCCTCACAAGTGGGCAACAATCCTAAATAGCTATCTGCCGCCAGATATATTAATCAGGGCTTCAGCTAGTGTAGATAACCGTTGGCACGCCCGCTTTAGTGCAGCCTATCGACGATATCGCTACACAATATACACTGAAGATCGACTTAACTTGTTTGTAAGACCCTTCAGTTGGCATTATTATTATGCACCCCTGGATGAATCCTTAATCCAAGCTGCCCTGAAACCTCTCTTGGGAAAGCATCACTTAGCTGCTTTTCATCGTGCAGGCTCAAAGCGATCGCATTCCTGGGTAGAGGTGCAAGCAGCAGAGTGTCGTCGCAGTGGGCCATTTATCCATATTGAAATACAGGCAGATGGATTTTTGTATGGCATGGTACGGCTGTTGGTAGGGATGCTGGTACAAGTAGGTTCTGAACAACGAACACTTTCTAGCTTCACCGAACTCTGGAAAGAACAACGTCGAGAAGAAGTGAAACACGCCGCACCGCCTCAAGGCTTGTGCTTGTTGCGAGTCGGCTATCCAGATTTTCCCTTTCCAAAAGAGATTTGGTACGACACCTTGCCAAAGTTCGTCACTAGTCAAGAGTCATTAGTCATTGGTCAGTAGAGACGCGATTAATCGCGTCTGTACAATGGTCATTAGTGAATAACAAAGGACAACTGACAAAGGACAAAAGACAATTGACTAATGACAAATTAAAAATGACAAAGGACAAATGACAAATGACAACAGTTAAAACATACCTTCCTTCTCAAGCAACCCTTGAGCGTGAGTGGTACATAGTAGATGCCACCGATAAACGTCTCGGTCGCCTCGCCAGCGAAATCGCTCAGGTATTGAGAGGCAAAAAGAAACCCGAATATACACCTCATCTAGATACAGGTGACTTCGTAATCGTCATTAATGCTGAGAAAGTAGCAGTCACAGGCAAAAAGCGCACTCAAAAGCTTTACCGCCGCCATTCTGGTCGTCCCGGTGGGATGAAAACAGAAACTTTCGCTAAACTGCAAGACCGCATACCAGAGCGGATTTTAGAACAAGCTGTTAAAGGTATGCTACCTAAAAATAGCCTCGGTAAGCAGTTGTTCACCAAGCTGAAAGTCTACGCTGGGCCTACACATCCCCATGATGCTCAAAAACCTAAAGAACTAAAAGTTAGTACAATTCCTGGAGAAGAAAATTAATGGTAGTAGCAGATGCTAATAGCGGTCGCGCCGTATACTGGGGTACTGGTCGTCGTAAGAACGCAGTAGCACGGGTACGCTTGGTTCCAGGCACCGGTCAACTGACTGTGAACGGTAAAGATGGAAACTTGTATTTCCAATTTAACCCCAACTACTTGGGAGTGATCAAAGCACCCCTGGAAACTCTGGGACTAGAAAACGAATATGACATTTTGGTGAAAGCAGAAGGCGGCGGCTTGACCGGACAGGCTGATTCTGTTCGTTTGGGAGTTGCTCGTGCTTTGTGCCAACTCGATCCAGACAACCGCCCACCTTTAAAAACCGAAGGTTACTTGACTCGCGATCCGAGAGCAAAAGAGCGGAAGAAATATGGTTTACATAAAGCTCGGAAAGCACCTCAGTACTCTAAGCGTTAGGGAATGGGGCATGGGGTATCCCTTCGACTTCTCTGCGAGACGCTACGCGAACGCTCAGGGCAAGTGGGTATGGGGCATCTCCCCACTCCCTAGCTTCAATTGAACGCTGAAAGTTATAATTTATATAGATTCATCACAAAAAGAACAATGGCTAAAGCTGATATTCACCCCAAGTGGTATCCAGATGCTAAAGTTTACTGCAACGGTCAAGTTGTTATGACCATTGGCTCTACCAAGCCAGAATTGCACGTAGATGTTTGGTCTGGAAATCACCCCTTTTACACTGGCACTCAGAAGATTATTGACACTGAGGGTCGAGTAGAGCGCTTCCTCCGCAAGTACGGTATGAGCAGCACTCAAACATCTGGCGACGAACAAGACAAAAAGTAGTGAGTTGGCTCTGCTGTTAACGACGGCCCTGCATCAGCTGGGTCGATTTTCATTTAT
It includes:
- the rpsK gene encoding 30S ribosomal protein S11, which encodes MARQPTKKTGSKKQKRNVPSGMAYIQSTFNNSIVTITDQNGDVISWASAGSSGFKGAKKGTPFAAQTAAESAARRAIDQGMRQIEVMVSGPGAGRETAIRALQGAGLEITLIRDITPIPHNGCRPPKRRRV
- a CDS encoding DNA-directed RNA polymerase subunit alpha — translated: MAQFQIECVESNTEESRNHYSKFVLEPLERGQGTTVGNALRRVLLSNLEGTAVTAVRIAGVSHEFATVPGVREDVLEILMKMKEVILKNYSSQPQIGRLLVSGPATITAAHFDLPSEVEVIDPTQYVATIAEGGKLEMEFRIEKGKGYRTVERGREEATSLDFLQIDSIFMPVRKVNYSVEESRGEGLIPKDRLLLEVWTNGSISPQEALSSAAGILVDLFNPLKDISLEPTDTGSEIPDDPTAQIPIEELQLSVRAYNCLKRAQVNSVADLLDYTQEDLLEIKNFGQKSAEEVVEALQRRLGITLPMERGSKHP
- the rplQ gene encoding 50S ribosomal protein L17, which gives rise to MRHRCRVKKLSKPADQRRALLRSLATELIRHGKITTTLIRAKVLRSEVEKMITLAKNGSLAARREALGYIFDKQLVHALFEQAPTRYGDRQGGYTRILHTVPRRGDNAKMAIIELV
- the truA gene encoding tRNA pseudouridine(38-40) synthase TruA translates to MLESHQPTQTHRVALVIQYLGTHFHGWQRQKKQRTVQEEIERAIATILGYHVTLHGAGRTDSGVHAAAQVAHFEATGLIPPHKWATILNSYLPPDILIRASASVDNRWHARFSAAYRRYRYTIYTEDRLNLFVRPFSWHYYYAPLDESLIQAALKPLLGKHHLAAFHRAGSKRSHSWVEVQAAECRRSGPFIHIEIQADGFLYGMVRLLVGMLVQVGSEQRTLSSFTELWKEQRREEVKHAAPPQGLCLLRVGYPDFPFPKEIWYDTLPKFVTSQESLVIGQ
- the rplM gene encoding 50S ribosomal protein L13: MTTVKTYLPSQATLEREWYIVDATDKRLGRLASEIAQVLRGKKKPEYTPHLDTGDFVIVINAEKVAVTGKKRTQKLYRRHSGRPGGMKTETFAKLQDRIPERILEQAVKGMLPKNSLGKQLFTKLKVYAGPTHPHDAQKPKELKVSTIPGEEN
- the rpsI gene encoding 30S ribosomal protein S9 — its product is MVVADANSGRAVYWGTGRRKNAVARVRLVPGTGQLTVNGKDGNLYFQFNPNYLGVIKAPLETLGLENEYDILVKAEGGGLTGQADSVRLGVARALCQLDPDNRPPLKTEGYLTRDPRAKERKKYGLHKARKAPQYSKR
- the rpmE gene encoding 50S ribosomal protein L31 gives rise to the protein MAKADIHPKWYPDAKVYCNGQVVMTIGSTKPELHVDVWSGNHPFYTGTQKIIDTEGRVERFLRKYGMSSTQTSGDEQDKK